The Hyalangium gracile nucleotide sequence TGGGCGACAGGCTGACGCCCCGCAAGTCCTTCGAGCTCTGGAAGCAGACCGTCGAGCGCCGCTCCCTGCCCTGGCTCGACGTGGAGCTGGAGGCCGCCCAGCTCTTGCGCGACGCCCTGACGGAGATCGTCTTCCGCCGCAGCGAGGAGATCTCCCGCCTCAACCTGGAGCTGTTCCGCAGCAACGAGGAGCTGGACTCCTTCGCCTACGTGGCCAGCCACGATCTCAAGGAGCCGCTGCGCGGCATCTACAACTACGCCACCTTCCTGACGGAGGACTACGCGCAGACGCTGGACGAGGAGGGGCGCCAGAAGCTGGCCACGGTGGTCCGGCTGAGCAAGCGCATGCAGGCCCTCATCGACTCGCTCCTGCACTTCTCCCGGCTGGGCAAGAGCCCGCTCCACCTCGAGCCGCTCGAGCTGGGGGCCCTGGTGAACGACGCCCTGGAGATGGTGGGCGCGCGTGTGACGGAGACGGGCACGGAGGTGTCGATCCCCCGGCCCCTGCCCACCGTCCACGCGGATCGCACGGGCCTGCTCGAGGTGTACTCCAACCTCCTGTCCAACGCCCTCAAGTACAACGACAAGCCCGAGCGCAAGGTGGAGCTCGGCTACGTGGCCGCGGGTGAGCCCGGCTTCCCGAAGGAGGCCGAGGGCGCCCGGCTGTGTCTCTACGTGAAGGACAACGGCATCGGCATTCCCGAGGACTCCCGGGAGGAGATCTTCCGCCTCTTCAAGCGGCTGCACCCCCAGACGGAGTATGGCGGAGGCACGGGGATGGGCCTCACCATCATCCGCAAGGTGATCGAGCGCCACGGGGGAAGGATCTGGCTCGCCTCTCGCGAGGGAGCGGGGACGACCTTCTACTTCACCCTCGGAAGGGAGTAGCGGCGGCCATGCAGCAGCGCCCGATTCTGCTCGTCGAGGACAGCCCCGAGGACGTGGAGGTGCTGCGGCGCGCCTTCCGCAAGCTGAACTTCACCCGGCCCGTCCAGCACTGCGACACGGCGCGCAACGCCTGGGCCTACCTGCGCGGCCCGAGCGCCGCGCTCGAGGCTCCCACGCGCCCCTGCCTCGTCCTGCTGGACCTGAACCTGCCGGGCGAGGACGGCCGCTCCTTCCTCCAGCAGCTGAAGGCCAGCGAGGACTTCAAGTCCCTGCCCGTCGTGATCTTCTCCACCTCCGCCAACCTCCGGGACGTGGACTTCTGCTATCGCCACGGCGCCGCCGCCTATCAGGTGAAGCTCATGGATATGGAGGAGCAGGTGCGCCACCTCCGCGCGATGCTGGACTACTGGTTCGGTGCCGCTGTTCTGCCCTCGAGGGGAGCGTAGAAGGAACCGGCGATGAAGCCCCAGCGGCGTATCCTGATCGTGGATGACAGCAGGGAGGACCGTGTCGCCTTCAGGCGCTTCCTCCTGCGGGACGTGGAGCACCAGAACCTCGTGGAGGAGGCGCCCACGGGGGATGTCGGCGTCGAGGCCTGTCGGAGGGAGACCTTCGACGCCGTGCTGCTCGACCACCACATGCCTCGCATGGGGGGCCTGGAGACGCTTCGGGCCCTGCGCGCCCTGCCTGGGTGGAACACGCCCGTCGTCGCGCTGACGAGCACCGGGCGCGCGGACGTCGCCCGCCAGATGCTCGAGGCCGGGGCCACCGACTTCCTCTTCAAGGACGACGTCACCGCCTCGTCCCTCAACCGGGCCATCACCAACGCCATCACGAAGGACCGGCTCCAGCGCCGGGTGGAGAAGGCGGCCTGGCGCACCGCCCGGCTGCAGCAGGTGACGGCGGAGCTGTCGCGCGCGCGGCTGCCTCGGCAGGTGGTCGACGTCTTCCTGCAGCAGGCGATGGATGCGCTGGGCGCGGCGGCGGCCTACCTGGCGCTGCTCTCCCGGGACGGGGACTCCCTCGAGCTGGACGCCAGCACGGGCTTCCAGCAGGAGGAGCTCCAGGACTGGAAGCGCATCCTGCTCAACGTCGCGCTCCCCATCACGGATGCGGCGCGCACGGGAGCGCTCATCACCAGCGAGAGCCTGGAGGATCGCGTCTCCCGCTATCCGGTCCTGAAGGGGGTTCATCCCCAGTACCCGGCGCTGGCGGCGCTCTCGCTGCGCGTGGGGGATCAGCGGCTGGGCGCCGTCATCTTCTTCTTCTCCCAGCCGCGCGTCTTCGAGGAAGAGGAGCGGGACTTCATCCTCGTGCTCGCGCGCCAGTGCGCCCAGGCGCTGGATCGAGCGCGCATGTACGAGGAAGCGCGCCTGGCGCGCGACTCGGCCCGGCTGGAAGAGGAGCGCTTCCGGGCGCTCATCCTGGCCTCTTCGCCCGTGGTGTGGCGCGCGGATGCGTCCGGCCAGGGGGCCACCAACATCACCGTCCACGAGGGGCGGTTGGGGCAGTCCCTTGAGCGGTCGACGGGGCTGCAGTGGATGGATGCCCTCCATCCGGAGGACCAGGAAGCCGTCCTGCGGCAGTGGAGCGAGGCCGTCCGGACGGAGCAGCTGTTCCGGGCGGAGTTCCGCGTCCGCGCGCGAGATGGGAGCTGGCGGATCCACCTCTCCCAGGGCGTCCCCGTGCGAGGCTCGGATGGGGTGGTGCGCGAGTGGATCGGCGCCAACTGGGACGTGACGGAGGAGCGGGGCGCGGAGGCCGAGCGCGCCCGGCTCTACGCGGCGCTCCAGGAGAGCGAGACGCAGCGGCGCATGGCGCTGGAGGCGGGCCGGCTCGGTACCTGGGCATGGGAGCTCGCGGCGGATCGCATCGACATGGACACGGTGGGCAGGGCGCTCCTGGGGCTGCCTGAGCAGGTGCCGCTCTCCGCGGGGATGCTGAGCGAGCACGTGCACCCCGAGGATCTGACCCGGGAGCGGGCCTTCTTCCAGGACTTCCTGAGGGCGGGCTCGAAGTCGGAGTATGAGCTGGAGTTTCGCGTCCTGCCGCCGGGAGGAGGCCTGCGCTGGGTCGTCTGCAGGGGCAGCATGATCCGCGACGGGCGAGATCCCCCCAAGCGCATCCTCGGCGTCTGCTACGACATCACCGAGCGAAAGACATTGGAGCTCGACCTGCTGCGCCAGAGGGAGGCCGAGCGCAAACGCGCGGACTTCGAGCGGCAGCTCGTCGGCATCGTCAGCCATGACTTGAAGAACCCGCTGTCGGCCATCCTCATGCAGTCGGCCATGGCCGTGGTCCAGGGGGGCCTGGACGAGCGCACCCTGAAGATGATGACGCGCATCCAGTCCTCCGCGGAGCGCGCGAGCCGGATGATCCGCGACCTGCTCGACTTCACCCAGGCGCGGCTGGGAGGCGGCATCCCCCTGCAGGTGCGCGAGCTCGACGCGCGCGAGGTCGTCGCCCAGGTGCTGGAGGAGGTGCGCCAGGCCTTCCCGTACCGGCGGCTCAGCCTCGAGGCGACGGGAGACACGGCTGGCGCGTGGGATGGGGATCGGCTGGCGCAGGTGCTCACCAACCTCCTCCAGAACGCGCTGAAGTACAGCCCCGAGGACACGGGCATCCAGGTCCGCCTGCACGGGGAGGGCGCGGAGGTGGAGCTGTCCGTCCACAACCAGGGCGCGCCCATTCCCGCCGAGCGGCTGCCGCACCTCTTCGAGCCCATGCAGCGCGCCACCTCCCAGGAGGACAAGGCCAGCCGGAGCGTGGGCCTGGGGCTCTACATCGTGAAGCACATCGTGGAGGCCCACCGCGGCACCGTCTCCGTCAGCTCGCGGGAGGGCGAGGGCACCGTGTTCAGGGTGCGTCTGCCTCGGCGGGGGCAGGCGCCTCGCCCGTGAGCAGCCAGGGCAGCAGCAGCTCCCGGAGCTGCAGCAGCGTCCGGCCCTCCTCGATGTTGGCGAGCAGCTTGTCGAAGAGGGGGCGCGTGAGTCGGTCGAACGCCGCGACGCACGGCTCGTCCGGCAGGGCGATGGGGTAGCGCGCCATGCGCTCCCAGCTCGTGCGAGGCATCCGCGTACCATCGGAGCCGGCGTTGGCGAAGCTGACGAACTCGACGCTGGAGAGGTGTCCGAGCACGAAGCTGAAGAAGGACTCCTCGAAGGGCTCCACCACGAGGATGTCGGTGGAGCAGACGCCCTCGACGGGGGCGATGCCCACCTTGTGGAAGTAGGGGCGCAGCTTGCCGAACAGCACGTGCCCCTTGCGGAAGCGGGACTTCTGGCTCTGCACCTGCGCGGCGGTGCCCCAGTGGGCCAGGGTGATGGAGCGCTGGGGCATGTGCTCCAGGCCGATATAGGGCGTGGAGCCCTCGAGCCCTCCCGGGCGTGTCCGCTCGCGCACCTGCCGCGCGACGTCTCCCAGCGTGCCCCAGCGCCAGCCCTGGGGCAGCGGGTCGCCCTCCGTCATGACGAGCTCGTCCGGGAACAGCGCCGCGACCTCTTCGCTCATTCCCAGCGGCTGCCGTCCCTCGGACTTCGCCACCACGGGGTAGAACTCGACGAACCAGGCCTGGAACAGCTTCGAGGCCAGCGCCTCGAGCGTGCGGTTGAGCTGCCGGGCGAGCTCGATGCGCTCGTCGATCGTCCCGAGCACCTCCGCGATGCGCCGCTGCTCCTGGAGCGCAGGCAGCTCCACCTCGATCTGCTCCAGCACGGACGCCTTGAGGTACGGCAGGGCCGAGCCCTCGATCTGCTCCTCGAAGTCGAGCGTGCACAGCAGGTAGTAGAGGAAGCGGGGCTCCACGCCCTCCCGGGGGACGGCGGCCATCAGGTTGTTGTCCAGCAGCGTGGGGCGCGTGGTCAACCGCTTGCGGTTCTGCCGGATCGCCTCGCCCACCTTGGCGAAGATGATGGAGGAGGCCGGCACGGGCCTGGCCCTCAAGGCGGAGGCGGTCTCCGCGTCCACCCAGTGCTCGGCGCGAGAGATGAACAGCTCGTTGCCCGGGCGGCTCAGGTCGCTGACCTTGATGAACGGGAAGTCGCCCCGGGGCCGCCCCTGGTACCGGAGCGGGAAGGCCACTCCGCCGCGGAACTCGCAGAGCTCTCCCAGCGTCACGGTCCGGCGCTCACGCCCCACGGAGGAGGTCCTTCACCAGCGCGCGGAGCCGCTCGTCCAGGCTCTCGGCCCTGGCGAGCTCCTTCTCCAGCTGCGCGGTCAGCCGGGGCAGTCGCTCCTCGAAGTCCTCCGCCTCCTCGACGTCGGCGGACCCCACGTAGCGCCCGGGCGTGAGGGCATAGGCGTGGTCGCGCACCTCCTGGAGGGTGGCCACTCGCGCGAAGCCCGGCACCTCCTCGGGGCGGCCGGTGCTGCGGAACTCGCGGTAGACGGACGCGATGCGCTCCACGTCCTCGTCGCTGAGCTGCCGCTGCTTGCGCGAGCCCGGAATCATGGCTCCCAGCGCTCGCCCGTCGATGAAGAGGAGCTCTCCCTGCCGCTTGCGGCCGCCCCGTCCCCCGGCGCGGGCCTTCGAGAGGAACCACAGGGTGCACGGGATCTGCGTGTTGGCGAAGAGCTGCGAGGAGAGCTGCACCACGCAGTCCACGAAGTCGGACTCGATGAGGGTGGAGCGCACCTCGAGCCGCCCCGCGTGGTTGTTGGAGAGCTCTCCGGCCGCCATGACGAAGCCCGCCGAGCCGCCCTCCTTGAGGTGATGCAGGAAGTGCATCATCCACATCGGGTTGGCGTTGCGGGACGCGAGCGGCATCCGCTTGCCGGCGATCTCCAGGCGGGGATCCTCCTCGGAGAGCTTGTCGGCGCCCCAGCCCTCGCGGCCCTTGGAGCCATCATTGAAGGGCGGGTTGGACAGGATGTAGTCGGCCTTCAGCGTGGGGTGCTTGTCCTCGAAGTAGGTGTTGCCCAGGCGGATGTCGCCATCCAGGCCGTGGATGAACAGGTTCATCCGGCACAGGCGGTAGGTGAACTCCTTGCTCTCCTGGCCGAAGAACGCGAGCTGACGGCTGTGCTGGGCGAAGAGATCCGACTGCACGAACATGCCGCCCGAGCCGCAGCACGGATCGTAGACGACGCCCCGCATCGGCTCGAGCATGGCGACGAGCAGGCGCACGATGCTGGCCGGGGTGAAGTACTCGCCGCCGCGCTTGCCCTCGGAGGAGGCGAACTCGCCGATGAAGTACTCGTAGACGCGCCCGAGCAGATCCTCTCCGCCCAGCCCTCGGATGAAGACCTCGCGGGAGAACAGGCGGAGCAGCTGCGCCACGTTGTGCCGGTCCATGTTCGACGCGGCATAGAGCCTCGGCAGCAGGCCTCGCAGCCTCTCGGGGTAGGCCTCTTCCAGCGCCTCCAGCGCGTCGTCGAGGCGGACCTTGATGTCCTCCTCGTCGGCGTGCGCGAGCAGCTCGCTCCACCGCGCCTTCCGGGGCACGGCGAAGGCGCCCGGGCGGCGGTGCTCGTGTCGCAGCGAGAGGAAGCGCAGGAAGATGAGCGGCAGGACGAAGCGCTTGTACTCGGCCGGCTCGATGGAGCCGCGGAGCGTGACGGCGGCCTGCCAGAGCTCCTTGACGAGCTCCGCGACACCAGTGCCGGTGGGTTCCCGGACCGGGTGGGCTTGTTTCCGGACTCCGCGTGCTGGGTTCCTGGACAACGTTCCCCCCCAATGGGAATGCTCCGCGAGTGTATCACTTGCGGCACCCAACTCCCATGGGACCCGTGTATACAGCGAAACGATACATTTTTGGATGTATCACCCCGGAGGTGAGGATTTGTCCTCAGGGTCGCGTCAGGTCCACTGTGAGACCCATGGCGCGCAGCTCCGCGTGGAGCTTCAGCCGGGCCTGGGCCCAGGGCAGGGCCTCCACCCGGTAGCCGGAGAGCGCGTCGAGCAGGTGGCCCCGGTAGCTCGGGTTGCCGGGGTCGGCAATCACCACCACGCCGCGGTCGGCATGGGAGCGGATGAGCCGGCCCACGCCCTGGCGCAGCAGCAGCAGGGCCCGGGGCAGCCGGTACTGGACGAAGCCCAGGTAGTCGCTGCCGCCGCGCGTCAACGCCTCCTCGCGAGCGGCCACCAGCGGCCGGCTGGGGGGCTCCAGCGGCAGCTTGTCGATGAAGACGCACCCCACGCCGCGCCCGGGGATGTCCACGCCCTGCCAGAAGCTCTTCGTCCCCAGCAGCACCGTGCCGGCGTCGCGCTCCTGCCGGGCCACCAGCGAGCGCCCGTGGCCGCGCGTCTGCCGCAGCACCTCGATGCCCAGCGGCTCCAGCCGTGTCTGCACCTCGCGCGCCACGCGCTCCATGCGCCGCGTGGAGGCGAACAGCCCCAGCAGCCGGCCGCCCATGGCCTGGGCCAGCCCGGAGATGCGCATCGCCGCCCAGTCCACGAAGGGCTCCTCGTGGGCGCGCGGCGCGTCCGTCACCAGCACCACCAGCGCCTGCTCGCGCAGCCGGAACGGGGAGGTGGCTCGCAGCAGCCGGGGCGGGGGGAGCTCTCCGCGCCCGTTCAGCCCCAGGCGCCGCAGGACGAAGGGGCTCTCGGGGCCCGTGCTCAGCGTCGCCGAGGTGAGCACCAGCGCCCGCTTCTGCGCCGCGAAGTCGCGCGACACGTACGCCGAGACGTCCACCGGCTGGGCTCCCACGCTCCACCGCTGCCGCTTCGGCTCGGCCGTGGCCGCGTAGCACCGCCCCTGGGCAGGCTCACCGGCCAGCTCCTCCGCCAGCGCCGTCAGGTCCGCCAGCTCCGACACCGCGCCGGACAGCTCGCGCTCCAGCGCCGGCTGCCGCACCGCCAGCTCGGGCAACGCCTCCAGCAGCCGCACCGAGAGCAGCTTGTGCAGCTCCCGCAGCGCGGCGTGCACCTCCTGGATGCCGTCGCGTACGGGGGCCCAGGCGGGCTGGGCGCGCACCGCCTCCGTCACGCGCAGCTCGGGCGCGTAGGCCGCCTCGTCCGAGTCCTCGTTGGGCGCCGCGGCGGGCTCGCACAGCGTCGTCACCCGGTCTCCCAGCTCCCGGGCCGCGGAGAGCAGGGCATTGAGCGCGGACTCCACCTCGCTCATCAGCACGCGCCCCTCCGCCTTGCGCGTGCTGGCCAGGGCCTTGCGAAGCTCGGCGAAGAGGCCGCGCCGCCCGTCCCGCCCGTGCAGCCGCTCGGTGAGCCGGAAGAAGGCCGCATCCGACAGCTCCACCGTGAGGGCGGTGGTGGCCACGTCCTCCACCTCGTGCGCCTCGTCCAGCACCAGGTGATCCAGCTTGGGGTAGCGCGGCGGCCAGGCGAAGGCCAGGGACTGGTTGATGACGAGCACGTCCGCGGCTCGCGCCTGCGCCACCGCCGAGTGGTAGTAGCAGCGGTGGTAGTGGGGGCAGCGCTCGCCCAGCGTCGTCGCCGCCTCCGAGCGCACCGCCGGCACCAGGCTGTTGAGCACCGGGAAGCGCTCGCGGAACCAGTGGCTCAGGCGATCCAAGTCTCCATCCGGGCTGCGCCGCAGGAAGGCCCGCAGGTACGCGCGAGGGGCGCGGGCCTCGTGCCGCATGCCCGGCTCCACCAGCGTCGCGTCCAGCGCGCGGCGGCGGCAGATGTAGTTCGTCTGCCCCTTGAGCAGCGCGTAGCCGAAGGCGCCGCCCGTGGCGCGGTGCAGCCGTGGCAGGTCCTTCTCGATGAGCTGGTCCTGCAGCGTCTTGGTGTGCGGCGCCACCGCCACCTTCCGGCCGTTGCGCGCCGCGAACAGCGCCGCCGGGGCCAGGTAGGCCAGGGACTTGCCGGTGCCGGTGCTCGCCTCCACCGCCAGCTGTCCGCCCTCGGAGAGCGTGCGCGCCACCGCCTGGGACATCTCGAGCTGGGCCGGCCGGCTCTTGAAGCCGCCTTCCTCCATCCGCTCCAGCGCGCCGCCAGGGCCGAGCAGCGCCGCCACCTCGTCCGCCTTCACGGGCTGCACCGGCGTCCCGGGCTCGGGCTCGGGCGGAGCCTTGGCGCCTCCCGCGCGCAGCCGCTCGGGCCGTCCCGCCAGGAAGCCGCCGGTCATCTCCAGCTTCAGGGACACCGGCGTCGCGCGGCACGCCTCCCACAGGCGGGAGAGCATCGCCACCAGGGGGCGCTCCTCGGAGGCACCCTCCAGCTCCGCCTCACCCGCCTCCACCTGGGCCAGCCGCAGCGCCGCGCGAGGGCGGGGGTCCAGCGTCGTCAGGAGGTCCGCGACGTCGTCCGCGCGGCCCTCGCGGATGTAGCCGTCCAGCGCGTGCACCAGCACCGCGTGCGTCGCCAGGCAGTCGGTCACCACGCGGTGCGCGGTGCGCGGCTTCTGCCCCGCCCACCGCAGCATGGCCTCCAGCGAGTGGCTCGACAGCTCCGGGTGCAGGTAGTGCAGCAGCTCGCACGAGTCGAGCACCGGAGCGCGGATGGGCCCTAGCAGCTCCGGCAGGAAGCCCTTCTCGAAGGGCGCGTTGTGGGCCACCACCGTCCAGCCGGCGAGCGCCTCGCGCAGCTCGGCCACGTCGCTGCCGAAGCGCGGCCTGCCCGCGATCATCCCATCGTCGATGCCGGTCAGCCGGCGGATGGTGATGGGCAGGGGGCGAGAGGCCGAGTACAGCCGGGCGATGCGGCGCACCTCCTGGCCGTTCTCGAAGAAGAGGGCACCCAGCTCGATGACCTCGTCCACGCGGGGATCGAGCCCCGTCGTCTCGAGGTCGAGGAACACATGCCGAGTGAAGAGCTCCGCCGCACCGCCCATGGGTAGGGCCCAGCCTAGCCGCCTTCCGGCGTCGGGCCGAGCCTCACTCCACCATGAACGCGCCGCTGATCATCTGCCCCATCGCGCAGCCGTAGGTGAGCGTTCCCGACTTGTTCGGGGTGAACGCGATTTCCACGGGCTGGTTGAGCGGGAGCGGGGTGTTGATGTTGTAGTC carries:
- a CDS encoding response regulator, which encodes MQQRPILLVEDSPEDVEVLRRAFRKLNFTRPVQHCDTARNAWAYLRGPSAALEAPTRPCLVLLDLNLPGEDGRSFLQQLKASEDFKSLPVVIFSTSANLRDVDFCYRHGAAAYQVKLMDMEEQVRHLRAMLDYWFGAAVLPSRGA
- a CDS encoding PAS domain-containing protein — protein: MKPQRRILIVDDSREDRVAFRRFLLRDVEHQNLVEEAPTGDVGVEACRRETFDAVLLDHHMPRMGGLETLRALRALPGWNTPVVALTSTGRADVARQMLEAGATDFLFKDDVTASSLNRAITNAITKDRLQRRVEKAAWRTARLQQVTAELSRARLPRQVVDVFLQQAMDALGAAAAYLALLSRDGDSLELDASTGFQQEELQDWKRILLNVALPITDAARTGALITSESLEDRVSRYPVLKGVHPQYPALAALSLRVGDQRLGAVIFFFSQPRVFEEEERDFILVLARQCAQALDRARMYEEARLARDSARLEEERFRALILASSPVVWRADASGQGATNITVHEGRLGQSLERSTGLQWMDALHPEDQEAVLRQWSEAVRTEQLFRAEFRVRARDGSWRIHLSQGVPVRGSDGVVREWIGANWDVTEERGAEAERARLYAALQESETQRRMALEAGRLGTWAWELAADRIDMDTVGRALLGLPEQVPLSAGMLSEHVHPEDLTRERAFFQDFLRAGSKSEYELEFRVLPPGGGLRWVVCRGSMIRDGRDPPKRILGVCYDITERKTLELDLLRQREAERKRADFERQLVGIVSHDLKNPLSAILMQSAMAVVQGGLDERTLKMMTRIQSSAERASRMIRDLLDFTQARLGGGIPLQVRELDAREVVAQVLEEVRQAFPYRRLSLEATGDTAGAWDGDRLAQVLTNLLQNALKYSPEDTGIQVRLHGEGAEVELSVHNQGAPIPAERLPHLFEPMQRATSQEDKASRSVGLGLYIVKHIVEAHRGTVSVSSREGEGTVFRVRLPRRGQAPRP
- a CDS encoding restriction endonuclease subunit S, whose amino-acid sequence is MGRERRTVTLGELCEFRGGVAFPLRYQGRPRGDFPFIKVSDLSRPGNELFISRAEHWVDAETASALRARPVPASSIIFAKVGEAIRQNRKRLTTRPTLLDNNLMAAVPREGVEPRFLYYLLCTLDFEEQIEGSALPYLKASVLEQIEVELPALQEQRRIAEVLGTIDERIELARQLNRTLEALASKLFQAWFVEFYPVVAKSEGRQPLGMSEEVAALFPDELVMTEGDPLPQGWRWGTLGDVARQVRERTRPGGLEGSTPYIGLEHMPQRSITLAHWGTAAQVQSQKSRFRKGHVLFGKLRPYFHKVGIAPVEGVCSTDILVVEPFEESFFSFVLGHLSSVEFVSFANAGSDGTRMPRTSWERMARYPIALPDEPCVAAFDRLTRPLFDKLLANIEEGRTLLQLRELLLPWLLTGEAPAPAEADAP
- a CDS encoding type I restriction-modification system subunit M → MSRNPARGVRKQAHPVREPTGTGVAELVKELWQAAVTLRGSIEPAEYKRFVLPLIFLRFLSLRHEHRRPGAFAVPRKARWSELLAHADEEDIKVRLDDALEALEEAYPERLRGLLPRLYAASNMDRHNVAQLLRLFSREVFIRGLGGEDLLGRVYEYFIGEFASSEGKRGGEYFTPASIVRLLVAMLEPMRGVVYDPCCGSGGMFVQSDLFAQHSRQLAFFGQESKEFTYRLCRMNLFIHGLDGDIRLGNTYFEDKHPTLKADYILSNPPFNDGSKGREGWGADKLSEEDPRLEIAGKRMPLASRNANPMWMMHFLHHLKEGGSAGFVMAAGELSNNHAGRLEVRSTLIESDFVDCVVQLSSQLFANTQIPCTLWFLSKARAGGRGGRKRQGELLFIDGRALGAMIPGSRKQRQLSDEDVERIASVYREFRSTGRPEEVPGFARVATLQEVRDHAYALTPGRYVGSADVEEAEDFEERLPRLTAQLEKELARAESLDERLRALVKDLLRGA
- a CDS encoding helicase C-terminal domain-containing protein, translated to MGGAAELFTRHVFLDLETTGLDPRVDEVIELGALFFENGQEVRRIARLYSASRPLPITIRRLTGIDDGMIAGRPRFGSDVAELREALAGWTVVAHNAPFEKGFLPELLGPIRAPVLDSCELLHYLHPELSSHSLEAMLRWAGQKPRTAHRVVTDCLATHAVLVHALDGYIREGRADDVADLLTTLDPRPRAALRLAQVEAGEAELEGASEERPLVAMLSRLWEACRATPVSLKLEMTGGFLAGRPERLRAGGAKAPPEPEPGTPVQPVKADEVAALLGPGGALERMEEGGFKSRPAQLEMSQAVARTLSEGGQLAVEASTGTGKSLAYLAPAALFAARNGRKVAVAPHTKTLQDQLIEKDLPRLHRATGGAFGYALLKGQTNYICRRRALDATLVEPGMRHEARAPRAYLRAFLRRSPDGDLDRLSHWFRERFPVLNSLVPAVRSEAATTLGERCPHYHRCYYHSAVAQARAADVLVINQSLAFAWPPRYPKLDHLVLDEAHEVEDVATTALTVELSDAAFFRLTERLHGRDGRRGLFAELRKALASTRKAEGRVLMSEVESALNALLSAARELGDRVTTLCEPAAAPNEDSDEAAYAPELRVTEAVRAQPAWAPVRDGIQEVHAALRELHKLLSVRLLEALPELAVRQPALERELSGAVSELADLTALAEELAGEPAQGRCYAATAEPKRQRWSVGAQPVDVSAYVSRDFAAQKRALVLTSATLSTGPESPFVLRRLGLNGRGELPPPRLLRATSPFRLREQALVVLVTDAPRAHEEPFVDWAAMRISGLAQAMGGRLLGLFASTRRMERVAREVQTRLEPLGIEVLRQTRGHGRSLVARQERDAGTVLLGTKSFWQGVDIPGRGVGCVFIDKLPLEPPSRPLVAAREEALTRGGSDYLGFVQYRLPRALLLLRQGVGRLIRSHADRGVVVIADPGNPSYRGHLLDALSGYRVEALPWAQARLKLHAELRAMGLTVDLTRP